The Candidatus Poribacteria bacterium genome window below encodes:
- a CDS encoding UDP-N-acetylmuramoyl-L-alanyl-D-glutamate--2,6-diaminopimelate ligase, which produces MRLHELLHGLNITASTGSLDVDITGIASDNREVKPGNVFVCYQGVSVDSHSFISDALQKGAAAIIGEKPVAALEMPIKSITYVQVPNGRRAISLIAANWHDNPARHLKLIGITGTNGKTSTAHLIHAILKASGWKTALVGTVGHRYMNNQGEEETLPASLTTPDAFALHALFKQFSENGVQYVTMETSSQGLALQRLAGLTFDTAVFTNFTQDHLDYHQTMEIYLKAKLMLFEQLGEASFAILNSDSPVAERIAQVCLDSQLLMYGLGENADLHAKDIRYSHNRLTFTAVTPCGRIPAKLQLLGDYNLYNALAAIAVGLRYDCPISAIQEGLATTIVPGRFELIDRGQDFAVIVDYAHTPDGLENVLTAAKRVARRDLICVFGCGGDRDSGKRPKMGNISAQIADYSVVTSDNPRTEDPDEIIAQIVSNLPHDTQYVCISDRRDAIHHAITTAKSGDVVVIAGKGHEDYQEIQGERFPFDDRVVASEILESL; this is translated from the coding sequence GTGAGGCTTCATGAGCTGCTCCACGGTCTGAACATTACTGCAAGCACTGGATCGCTGGATGTTGATATCACTGGTATTGCCAGTGACAATCGGGAAGTCAAGCCTGGTAATGTTTTTGTTTGTTATCAAGGCGTCAGCGTGGACAGTCATAGCTTCATTTCAGATGCTCTTCAAAAGGGAGCAGCAGCTATCATCGGTGAAAAGCCTGTGGCGGCTTTAGAGATGCCGATAAAGTCGATTACCTACGTACAGGTCCCTAATGGACGACGTGCAATCTCCTTGATTGCTGCCAATTGGCACGACAATCCTGCGCGACACCTTAAACTCATCGGTATTACAGGCACCAACGGTAAAACCTCTACAGCACATCTCATACACGCCATACTCAAGGCAAGTGGGTGGAAAACGGCACTCGTCGGTACGGTTGGACACCGATACATGAACAATCAAGGCGAAGAAGAAACACTTCCAGCTTCCCTCACAACCCCTGATGCCTTTGCGCTTCACGCTCTCTTCAAGCAGTTTAGCGAGAATGGCGTGCAATACGTTACTATGGAAACCTCGTCCCAGGGACTGGCACTACAGCGGTTGGCGGGCCTTACCTTTGATACCGCTGTCTTTACCAATTTCACCCAAGATCACCTTGATTATCACCAGACGATGGAGATATACTTAAAAGCAAAGTTAATGCTGTTTGAACAGCTGGGTGAAGCGAGTTTTGCAATTTTAAACAGCGATTCGCCAGTCGCGGAACGTATCGCCCAGGTCTGCTTGGACTCGCAACTTTTGATGTATGGACTTGGCGAAAACGCCGATCTACATGCCAAAGATATTCGTTATTCTCATAATCGATTGACATTTACAGCAGTGACACCGTGTGGTCGGATTCCTGCTAAGTTGCAATTGCTCGGAGACTATAACCTTTACAATGCACTTGCTGCCATTGCCGTTGGACTCCGTTACGATTGCCCTATCTCAGCAATTCAGGAAGGTCTCGCTACCACTATAGTCCCCGGACGGTTTGAACTCATTGACAGGGGACAGGATTTTGCCGTTATTGTTGACTATGCCCATACACCGGACGGCTTAGAAAATGTGCTGACTGCTGCGAAGCGCGTCGCCAGGCGGGATCTAATTTGTGTTTTTGGGTGCGGAGGGGACCGCGACAGTGGGAAACGCCCGAAAATGGGAAATATTTCCGCTCAAATTGCAGATTACAGTGTGGTTACGTCCGATAATCCGCGCACTGAAGACCCAGATGAAATCATCGCGCAAATTGTGTCAAATTTACCACATGACACCCAGTATGTGTGTATTTCAGATAGACGGGACGCAATCCATCACGCAATCACCACAGCAAAATCTGGAGATGTTGTTGTCATTGCGGGCAAAGGGCATGAAGATTATCAAGAGATTCAGGGTGAAAGATTTCCCTTTGACGATAGGGTTGTTGCTTCAGAGATTCTGGAGTCCCTTTAA
- a CDS encoding penicillin-binding protein 2: MKNNSHLSIRRLVLVLIILQVGFLLLVGKLFKVQISDNAAREETADRTWLSPRTAAIKRGKILDRHGSVLALSRHSLSVYADPTYMKTDPSEAARRLAPVLGVSESELLTQLRRKDKRFVWLKKDMSYERLDELRAIEKDIRGIKHEVEQKRTYPKGKLASQVIGHINDQNMGEGIEYQYNNYLLSARERQAARRAEAARNEPVNLLTDGSSTDDYGYSVVLTLDEYIQYTAEKELAAACRKWNSPRGTVIVLASKTAEILALASYPTYDLNNYAHGNEEAKRNFGVWFAYEPGSIFKIVASSAVMNEGVMTPESTVFCENGRYRLSNGRIIRDVSGKGWLTLEQVLQKSSNIGMIKVVKQLGHEDFSTYIESYGFGKMTGIDLPYEHSGSLYAVRHWDINSLGAVPFGQGVMVTPLQMVNALNVIANGGKLLRPYITREIRDSSGKLVEKKYPIEVRQVIRPMVAKQMTDILVGVVEDGSGRRARVEGYNVAGKTGTAQKAEKNGKGYLGKEIMSFMGFLPAENPMVSIIVMLDEPKGARFSGQIAGPLFQKVAVQTMQYLKQTEFFGPELQKTPKYTSVVTKQTPTQRFTEKGEGM, translated from the coding sequence ATGAAAAACAATTCACACTTATCTATTCGTCGCCTTGTTCTTGTACTTATTATATTACAGGTGGGATTTTTATTGCTGGTTGGTAAACTGTTCAAAGTACAGATCTCTGACAACGCAGCGCGTGAGGAAACAGCTGATCGCACTTGGCTTTCCCCGCGCACAGCTGCGATAAAACGTGGCAAGATCTTAGATCGACACGGGAGTGTCTTAGCTTTAAGTCGCCATAGTCTTTCTGTCTACGCTGATCCGACGTATATGAAAACGGATCCGAGCGAGGCTGCACGCAGACTTGCGCCGGTTTTGGGGGTTTCCGAATCTGAGTTGCTTACCCAGCTTCGTCGTAAGGATAAGCGGTTTGTGTGGCTTAAGAAGGATATGAGTTATGAACGGCTTGATGAGCTTCGCGCAATTGAGAAAGACATTCGGGGTATAAAGCACGAGGTTGAACAGAAACGCACCTATCCGAAAGGGAAACTCGCTTCTCAGGTCATTGGACATATCAACGATCAGAATATGGGTGAGGGAATTGAGTATCAGTACAACAATTACCTTTTGAGTGCGAGGGAGCGACAAGCCGCGCGACGGGCGGAAGCTGCGCGCAACGAACCGGTAAATTTACTAACCGATGGAAGCTCTACCGATGATTATGGATATAGCGTTGTCCTGACACTTGATGAATACATTCAGTATACCGCCGAGAAGGAGTTGGCAGCGGCTTGCCGAAAGTGGAATTCACCACGGGGCACAGTCATTGTCTTAGCCTCGAAAACCGCGGAGATATTGGCACTCGCGAGTTATCCGACATACGATTTGAATAATTACGCGCACGGAAACGAGGAAGCGAAAAGAAATTTCGGTGTTTGGTTTGCGTATGAGCCTGGTTCAATTTTTAAAATTGTTGCATCTTCGGCTGTAATGAACGAAGGGGTTATGACCCCTGAGTCAACGGTTTTTTGTGAAAATGGGCGGTACCGGCTCTCAAACGGTAGGATTATTCGCGACGTTTCAGGGAAAGGGTGGCTTACACTGGAACAGGTTCTCCAAAAGTCTAGCAATATCGGTATGATTAAGGTTGTGAAGCAGTTGGGACATGAAGACTTCAGTACTTATATTGAAAGCTACGGTTTTGGAAAAATGACGGGTATTGATCTGCCTTATGAGCACAGTGGAAGTCTTTATGCAGTAAGACATTGGGATATCAATTCTCTCGGTGCCGTGCCTTTTGGACAAGGCGTGATGGTAACACCTCTTCAGATGGTCAATGCGTTAAATGTCATTGCGAATGGTGGCAAGCTTCTCCGTCCATATATTACACGAGAAATTCGGGACAGTAGTGGGAAGCTCGTTGAAAAGAAATATCCCATTGAAGTCCGACAGGTGATTCGACCGATGGTCGCGAAACAGATGACGGACATACTTGTTGGTGTCGTTGAAGACGGTAGTGGTCGACGTGCACGCGTTGAAGGATATAACGTAGCTGGAAAGACGGGTACCGCCCAAAAGGCTGAAAAAAATGGTAAGGGGTATCTTGGAAAAGAGATTATGTCCTTTATGGGATTCCTACCAGCAGAGAATCCTATGGTATCGATAATTGTCATGCTTGATGAACCGAAAGGGGCACGTTTTAGTGGCCAGATCGCCGGACCTCTTTTTCAGAAAGTTGCCGTTCAAACAATGCAATACTTAAAACAGACAGAGTTTTTTGGACCCGAACTTCAAAAAACACCTAAATATACATCTGTTGTGACAAAACAGACACCGACACAACGCTTTACTGAGAAAGGAGAGGGGATGTGA
- a CDS encoding cell division protein FtsL, with the protein MQTPHHYSTRLTKTEDAKPKKKFPLVYIVLVLSFCTFAGSIWFSSYAKKVALQRQPVYERQKHQVQDEIHRLELEESTLTSVQRIRKIASELGMVEPTETSQVLWDK; encoded by the coding sequence ATGCAGACACCACATCACTATTCAACACGTCTCACAAAAACAGAAGATGCCAAACCGAAAAAGAAATTTCCATTAGTCTATATTGTTTTGGTATTGTCTTTCTGCACCTTCGCTGGCAGTATCTGGTTCTCATCTTACGCTAAGAAAGTTGCTTTGCAACGACAGCCTGTCTATGAAAGGCAGAAGCACCAAGTTCAGGATGAAATTCATCGGCTTGAATTGGAAGAATCGACGTTAACCAGCGTTCAAAGGATTCGGAAAATCGCCAGTGAACTTGGAATGGTTGAACCGACTGAAACCTCGCAAGTTCTCTGGGATAAATAA
- the rsmH gene encoding 16S rRNA (cytosine(1402)-N(4))-methyltransferase RsmH: MNMQHIPVLCDKVIEFLKPKPGSVYIDGTVGLGGHSATILETSAPDGRVIGIDLDLEALAVAEDRLHAFGGRCFLINGNFAEMDVLLERHSVHSVDGILLDLGVSSLQLDTPHRGFSFSHTGPLDMRMNPREVLSREPKASLTAMLVVNDSPMNVLVDIFKRYGEERFAKRIADRVVRARQQGPITTTTQFAEIVKQAVPRKASKIHPATRVFQALRVHVNAELENLEVGLDAAVSLLKPGGCLCVITFHSLEDRIVKRRFQTWAKTCICSPKTPVCICEHSPSVEILTKRPVLPDVAEIQQNPRARSAKLRAVCKL; encoded by the coding sequence ATGAACATGCAACACATACCAGTCTTATGTGATAAAGTGATTGAGTTTCTCAAACCAAAACCGGGTAGTGTTTATATAGATGGTACCGTCGGTTTGGGTGGGCATAGTGCCACTATCCTTGAAACCTCCGCACCGGATGGGCGTGTGATCGGAATTGATTTAGACCTTGAGGCTCTCGCTGTAGCGGAAGATAGGTTACACGCCTTCGGGGGGCGGTGCTTTCTAATTAACGGCAATTTTGCTGAGATGGATGTCTTATTGGAGAGACATTCCGTTCATTCTGTAGACGGTATTCTGCTTGACTTGGGGGTGTCGTCTCTACAACTGGATACACCACATCGCGGGTTTAGTTTTAGCCATACCGGTCCTTTGGATATGCGTATGAATCCGAGGGAGGTGTTGAGTCGTGAGCCGAAAGCCTCTCTGACAGCGATGCTGGTGGTCAACGATAGTCCGATGAATGTTCTCGTTGATATTTTTAAGCGATATGGCGAGGAACGATTTGCTAAACGGATTGCTGATCGGGTTGTTCGAGCGAGGCAACAGGGACCGATAACGACAACAACACAGTTCGCAGAAATTGTCAAGCAAGCCGTCCCGCGAAAGGCATCCAAAATCCATCCTGCGACTCGTGTTTTTCAGGCGCTGCGGGTTCATGTCAACGCTGAGTTGGAGAACCTTGAGGTAGGTTTAGATGCTGCAGTATCGCTTTTGAAACCCGGGGGTTGTTTGTGTGTGATCACGTTTCATTCGCTTGAGGATAGGATCGTCAAACGTCGCTTTCAGACGTGGGCGAAGACGTGTATTTGTTCTCCCAAAACACCTGTCTGTATTTGTGAACACAGTCCGTCAGTGGAGATTCTCACGAAGCGTCCAGTGCTGCCGGATGTGGCTGAAATTCAACAAAACCCGCGGGCACGAAGTGCTAAATTGCGAGCGGTTTGCAAATTATAG
- a CDS encoding Gfo/Idh/MocA family oxidoreductase — protein MKKVNIALIGAGGMANGVHYPSLRECEDVNLVGLCDLVPSKLQATAERFEIERTFTNYQEMLEKTSPDAVYILMPPQHLFPLAVHCLSQGHHVFIEKPPGVTLHQTKEMALAAEKNDCKTMVGFNRRFIPLLRRVKAIVEERGPIIQCMSTFHKNTPNAFYYDGVIDVLTCDAIHAVDALRWLGGGEVKAVASDINSFYSERENSFNALVKFTSGASGYLCTNWAVGGRIHTFEMHAREVSAYINPDAGGCAVLHTPEGTIEITPEEAAESDASHRAYGFYGESRHFVDCIQQDQQPLTCFADAVKTMELVSAIYRNRIDV, from the coding sequence ATGAAAAAAGTCAATATTGCCCTGATTGGCGCGGGTGGGATGGCAAACGGTGTCCATTACCCATCGCTCAGAGAGTGTGAAGATGTAAATCTTGTTGGATTGTGTGATTTAGTACCGTCAAAACTGCAGGCAACGGCGGAACGGTTTGAGATTGAACGAACTTTTACCAACTATCAAGAAATGCTCGAAAAGACGAGTCCGGATGCTGTATATATTTTAATGCCGCCGCAACACCTGTTTCCACTTGCTGTTCATTGTCTCTCGCAGGGGCATCATGTTTTTATTGAGAAACCACCGGGTGTTACGCTTCATCAAACGAAGGAGATGGCACTCGCTGCAGAGAAGAACGATTGTAAGACAATGGTGGGTTTCAATCGGCGGTTTATTCCGCTTTTGCGAAGGGTTAAGGCAATCGTTGAGGAACGCGGACCGATTATCCAGTGCATGTCGACCTTCCATAAGAACACGCCAAACGCCTTCTACTACGACGGTGTGATAGACGTTTTAACCTGCGATGCAATTCACGCTGTAGACGCACTCCGTTGGCTTGGCGGAGGCGAGGTGAAAGCCGTTGCAAGCGACATCAATAGTTTCTATTCCGAGCGTGAGAACAGTTTCAACGCCCTCGTCAAGTTTACGAGTGGTGCTTCTGGGTATCTTTGCACGAATTGGGCTGTCGGTGGACGTATCCATACGTTTGAAATGCATGCGCGAGAGGTTTCCGCCTATATCAATCCCGATGCTGGCGGTTGTGCCGTGCTCCATACGCCCGAAGGCACAATTGAAATTACGCCTGAGGAAGCGGCGGAGTCTGATGCCTCGCATAGGGCGTACGGGTTTTATGGGGAGAGTCGGCATTTCGTTGATTGTATCCAGCAGGATCAGCAGCCGTTAACCTGTTTTGCTGATGCGGTTAAGACAATGGAGCTTGTGTCGGCTATCTATCGGAATCGGATAGATGTTTAG
- a CDS encoding DUF3800 domain-containing protein: protein MQTWCIYIDESGVNEDNPEFIYAAICVPFNIQQEFLKSYSKIVNSLVPISGSEIKYSPLLNDFDRNYQEKSGEICQSLLARFFNIEGAQIIRIKAIRKQMRLEGGDLRAALFKKALELSKQSLPPDHQAMILHDELDNRNLQRALLDTFNNFNKDLPKGLNFQNCVFVHSNENPFIQFADFVASICYRYYYFQKTEYKDKQYCKSLVNSLFNAIDERSPPIVELSEHKVVEGNPRREHALQLASEHGIDITTAYNIVDKRITLVEVLRRKQAQTSAAHKRNEDKREIPS, encoded by the coding sequence ATGCAAACATGGTGTATCTATATAGATGAATCAGGAGTCAACGAAGATAACCCCGAATTCATTTATGCCGCTATTTGTGTTCCTTTTAATATCCAACAGGAATTCTTAAAGTCCTACTCCAAAATTGTCAATTCTTTGGTACCTATTTCCGGCAGCGAGATAAAATATAGCCCCCTTCTTAATGATTTCGATAGAAATTATCAAGAAAAAAGTGGCGAGATATGCCAGTCACTATTGGCGCGCTTTTTTAATATAGAAGGTGCCCAGATTATTCGGATAAAAGCGATAAGAAAACAGATGCGACTTGAAGGTGGTGACCTCCGTGCAGCTCTCTTTAAAAAAGCACTTGAGCTCAGCAAGCAGTCTTTACCACCTGATCACCAAGCAATGATTTTGCACGACGAATTAGACAACCGAAATCTACAGCGCGCACTGTTAGATACGTTTAATAACTTCAATAAAGACTTGCCTAAAGGTCTAAACTTTCAAAACTGTGTCTTTGTCCATTCTAATGAAAATCCGTTCATACAGTTTGCTGATTTCGTTGCTTCCATCTGCTACAGATATTATTACTTTCAGAAAACAGAATATAAGGATAAACAGTATTGTAAATCATTAGTAAATTCGCTATTTAACGCAATAGATGAACGCTCACCCCCTATTGTTGAACTCTCTGAACATAAGGTTGTTGAAGGCAACCCGAGAAGAGAGCACGCGTTACAACTCGCTTCAGAACACGGTATTGATATTACTACTGCTTACAATATAGTAGATAAGCGGATTACGCTTGTTGAAGTGTTGCGGCGAAAACAAGCTCAAACTTCCGCAGCTCATAAACGAAACGAAGATAAGCGCGAAATCCCCTCCTAA
- a CDS encoding hydantoinase B/oxoprolinase family protein, translated as MNTDPIKLELYKNMLTSVAEEMGVTLQRTAFSPNIKERLDFSCAVFDGTGKMVAQAAHIPVHLGSMPLSVLAAIAHTEMAPGDMIALNDPYRGGTHLPDITLVAPIFSDEIGNESENKPVFFVANRAHHADVGGMTPGSMPIATSVIQEGIRIPPVKLIRGGELDTDLWELILANVRTPEERRGDMEAQLAANRVGERRLQEMVAKYGSTEITAYMQELCAYASRMVRARLREIPDGRYTYTDVLDNDGITDKPIEIQVAIEIKDDTALVDFTGTAEQAQGSVNAIYAITLSAVFYTFRCIAGADVPANAGCLEPIRVIAPEGSVVNAKFPAAVAGGNVETSQRIVDVLLGALAQACPDQIPAASSGTMNNLTIGGYDTSRRKDFTYYETIAGGMGARPNRDGIDAIHTHMTNTMNTPIEAIETNYPMQVTTYSIRRGTGGAGKFQGGAGVIRGLRLLTEAEVTILSERRTRGPYGLQGGEPGQPGRNVLISGEVEHPLAGKVSVSTSEGDVIRIETPGGGGFSS; from the coding sequence ATGAACACAGATCCTATCAAATTAGAACTTTATAAAAATATGTTGACCTCGGTTGCCGAGGAGATGGGCGTAACGCTACAACGCACCGCGTTCTCACCTAATATCAAAGAACGGCTCGATTTCTCATGTGCCGTTTTTGATGGTACCGGCAAAATGGTCGCACAAGCCGCACACATCCCCGTGCATCTCGGCTCTATGCCACTCTCGGTACTTGCGGCTATCGCACACACCGAAATGGCACCCGGCGACATGATCGCGCTTAATGACCCCTATCGCGGCGGCACACATCTGCCCGACATTACGCTCGTCGCGCCCATCTTCTCGGATGAAATTGGGAACGAATCGGAAAATAAACCCGTCTTCTTCGTCGCGAATCGTGCACATCACGCAGACGTAGGAGGAATGACACCCGGCTCAATGCCGATTGCAACGAGCGTAATTCAGGAGGGTATCAGGATTCCGCCTGTCAAGCTCATCCGAGGGGGCGAACTCGACACCGATCTTTGGGAACTAATCCTCGCGAATGTACGCACACCGGAAGAGCGCCGCGGCGATATGGAAGCACAACTCGCCGCGAACCGCGTCGGCGAACGTCGATTACAGGAGATGGTAGCCAAATACGGCTCAACAGAAATTACAGCATATATGCAGGAACTGTGCGCGTACGCCAGTCGGATGGTCCGGGCGCGCCTCCGAGAAATCCCAGATGGACGCTACACATACACCGATGTGCTTGATAACGACGGCATCACCGACAAACCTATTGAAATACAGGTCGCGATTGAGATCAAAGATGACACAGCATTAGTTGATTTCACTGGCACGGCAGAACAAGCACAAGGCTCAGTTAACGCGATTTACGCTATCACCCTCTCCGCAGTCTTTTATACCTTCCGATGTATCGCCGGGGCAGATGTCCCCGCCAATGCCGGGTGTTTGGAACCGATCCGAGTCATTGCGCCAGAGGGAAGCGTTGTAAACGCCAAGTTTCCAGCAGCAGTTGCGGGAGGCAACGTCGAGACATCACAGCGTATTGTTGATGTACTGCTTGGCGCATTAGCACAAGCCTGTCCAGATCAGATCCCCGCTGCCAGTTCAGGTACGATGAATAACCTCACAATCGGCGGCTATGATACCTCACGCAGAAAGGACTTCACCTACTACGAAACTATCGCAGGCGGGATGGGCGCACGTCCAAACCGAGACGGTATTGATGCCATCCATACGCACATGACCAACACAATGAACACTCCCATAGAGGCAATTGAAACGAACTACCCGATGCAAGTAACGACATACTCAATCCGACGTGGAACAGGCGGGGCAGGGAAATTTCAAGGGGGCGCAGGTGTCATTCGAGGATTGAGACTTTTAACAGAGGCGGAGGTTACGATCCTTTCAGAACGTCGAACGCGAGGTCCCTACGGTTTGCAAGGCGGAGAACCAGGACAACCAGGACGTAACGTCTTAATTTCTGGCGAAGTAGAACATCCGTTAGCCGGCAAGGTTTCCGTTTCTACGAGCGAAGGCGACGTTATTCGCATAGAGACACCCGGTGGCGGCGGATTTTCGTCTTAG